One region of Flavobacterium sp. GSB-24 genomic DNA includes:
- a CDS encoding cytochrome c3 family protein, translating to MKKAVFLITNILLAILFVNCNNKSEEYIDPRGTDYAGSESCVQCHKTQSEMVFHSSHFKATAPAILENVSGDFDSKNHTFIYDKDTKLVMEKHGDSLYQVLYKNGKETAKYKFEIVFGTKHAQTSVYWRNNNTYELPLSFYHSVNSWATSPGFPADKPYFDRMVVKDCYACHSSNISSRTVDQSSTEKNFMSMDIEDVINKKTIVYGIDCERCHGPAKKHVEFHLKNPNVKVANSITSFKTLNRQQKLDACALCHAGNDGMKLKSRFEFKPGDNLSAFFRETRSINDTTQFDVHGNQFRLMAQSKCFINSEKMDCITCHNPHENASKNMASYSKICMSCHQGLKHNETTLKSMPEKLLADNCVECHMPKKASNAISFQLSNSKQLSNYILRTHKIGIYPKSKK from the coding sequence ATGAAAAAAGCTGTATTTCTAATTACCAATATTCTTTTGGCAATCTTATTTGTCAACTGCAACAATAAATCAGAAGAATATATTGACCCGCGCGGAACTGATTACGCAGGTTCTGAAAGCTGCGTTCAATGCCACAAAACGCAGTCGGAAATGGTATTTCACAGTTCGCACTTCAAAGCTACAGCGCCAGCCATACTCGAAAATGTTTCAGGAGATTTCGACTCTAAAAACCATACTTTCATTTATGATAAAGACACCAAATTGGTCATGGAAAAACATGGCGACAGTTTGTACCAGGTTTTGTATAAAAATGGAAAAGAAACAGCAAAATATAAATTCGAAATTGTTTTTGGAACCAAACATGCCCAAACATCAGTTTACTGGAGAAATAATAATACTTACGAATTACCACTTTCTTTCTATCATTCTGTAAATAGCTGGGCAACAAGTCCTGGCTTTCCAGCCGACAAACCTTACTTTGACAGAATGGTCGTAAAAGATTGTTACGCCTGCCATAGTTCTAATATCAGTTCTAGAACAGTTGACCAAAGTTCTACAGAGAAAAACTTCATGTCGATGGACATTGAAGATGTTATCAATAAAAAAACTATTGTTTACGGAATTGACTGCGAGCGCTGTCACGGACCAGCAAAAAAACATGTGGAATTTCATTTAAAAAATCCAAACGTGAAAGTCGCAAACAGTATTACCAGTTTTAAAACACTGAACCGACAACAAAAACTAGATGCCTGTGCATTATGTCATGCAGGAAATGATGGAATGAAGTTAAAATCCCGTTTTGAATTTAAACCTGGAGATAATTTATCGGCTTTCTTTCGTGAAACCAGAAGTATAAATGATACAACGCAATTTGATGTTCATGGAAATCAATTCAGATTAATGGCGCAGAGCAAATGTTTTATCAACAGCGAAAAAATGGATTGTATTACTTGTCATAATCCGCATGAAAATGCTTCTAAAAACATGGCATCATATTCTAAAATCTGCATGAGCTGTCATCAAGGCTTAAAACACAACGAAACAACGCTTAAAAGCATGCCCGAAAAGTTATTAGCCGACAATTGTGTAGAGTGCCACATGCCTAAGAAAGCTTCAAATGCAATTAGTTTTCAGCTTTCGAACAGTAAACAACTTTCGAATTATATTTTGAGAACACACAAAATTGGAATTTATCCGAAAAGCAAAAAGTAA
- a CDS encoding UDP-2,3-diacylglucosamine diphosphatase produces the protein MKKIYFASDQHFGAPTPELSLPREKKFVAWLDEVKEDAEAIFLLGDLFDFWFEYKTVVPKGFVRILGKLAEIRDSGIPIYFFVGNHDLWMNDYFETELNIPVYHDNKEFTFNGKTFLIGHGDGKGPGDKGYKRMKKVFTNPFSKWLFRWLHPDVGVSLAQYLSVKNKLISGDEDIKFLGEEKEWLILYAKRKLETKHYNYFIFGHRHLPMIRTVGEDSQYVNLGDWIGYFTYGVFDGETFELKEFKK, from the coding sequence ATGAAAAAAATATATTTTGCTTCAGATCAGCATTTTGGTGCGCCTACTCCAGAATTGAGTTTGCCACGTGAAAAGAAATTCGTGGCTTGGCTTGATGAGGTTAAAGAAGATGCAGAAGCGATTTTTTTATTGGGTGATTTATTTGATTTTTGGTTTGAATACAAAACGGTGGTTCCAAAAGGATTCGTACGCATCTTAGGCAAACTGGCTGAAATTCGCGACAGCGGCATCCCGATTTATTTTTTCGTTGGAAATCATGATTTATGGATGAATGATTATTTTGAAACCGAATTGAATATTCCCGTTTATCACGATAACAAAGAATTTACTTTTAACGGAAAAACCTTTTTAATTGGTCACGGCGACGGAAAAGGTCCTGGTGATAAAGGTTATAAAAGAATGAAAAAGGTATTTACGAATCCGTTTTCAAAATGGCTTTTTCGCTGGCTACATCCAGATGTTGGTGTAAGTTTGGCGCAATATTTATCGGTTAAAAACAAATTGATTTCTGGAGATGAAGACATTAAGTTTTTAGGCGAAGAAAAAGAATGGCTGATCTTGTACGCAAAGCGCAAACTAGAAACCAAACATTATAATTATTTTATTTTCGGACATCGCCATTTACCAATGATTCGTACCGTTGGAGAAGATTCCCAGTATGTTAATCTGGGCGACTGGATTGGTTATTTTACATATGGTGTTTTTGACGGCGAAACTTTTGAATTGAAGGAATTCAAGAAATAA
- a CDS encoding 6-carboxytetrahydropterin synthase, which produces MSNIRITKQFSFETGHALYGYDGKCKNVHGHSYKLSVTVIGSPITDRSNVKFGMVIDFSDLKKIVKEEIVDQFDHATVFNQTTPHIELANELKNRGHHVILVDYQPTSENMVVDFAERIVARLPKGISLFSLKLQETESSFAEWYASDNL; this is translated from the coding sequence ATGAGTAATATCAGAATTACAAAACAATTTAGTTTCGAAACTGGACATGCATTGTACGGTTACGACGGAAAATGCAAGAACGTTCACGGACACAGTTATAAATTATCGGTAACTGTTATTGGTTCGCCAATTACAGATCGATCGAATGTAAAGTTCGGAATGGTGATTGATTTTTCGGATCTAAAGAAAATTGTAAAAGAAGAAATCGTCGATCAGTTTGACCATGCAACTGTTTTTAACCAAACTACGCCACATATCGAATTGGCTAATGAATTGAAAAATCGTGGTCATCATGTTATTTTGGTAGATTATCAGCCAACAAGCGAAAATATGGTGGTAGATTTTGCAGAAAGAATTGTGGCAAGACTTCCAAAAGGAATTTCTCTTTTCTCGCTAAAACTTCAAGAAACAGAATCTTCTTTCGCAGAATGGTACGCATCGGATAATTTGTAA
- a CDS encoding enoyl-CoA hydratase/isomerase family protein: MSSENLNGSLETSFQNTIATVQFGHPASNSFPRQLLDQLTTEINSLSRNENVSVIILKSEGEKTFCSGASFDELLKVENEDQGTEFFSGFAHLLNAMRNCNKIIIGRVQGKAVGGGVGIIAACDYVFATPQSDIKLSELAIGIGPFVIEPAVSRKIGKTAMTEMTLAAHEWKSADWAFQKGLYSVLKDIRDLDADVESFAQKLSSYNPEALQEMKKIIWENTENWESLLFERAAITGKLVLSDFSRNALLQFKK; this comes from the coding sequence ATGAGTTCAGAAAATCTAAATGGAAGTTTAGAAACTTCTTTTCAAAATACAATTGCAACGGTTCAGTTTGGTCATCCTGCAAGTAATTCTTTTCCGCGTCAATTACTAGATCAGCTTACCACCGAAATTAATTCGTTAAGCCGAAATGAAAATGTTTCGGTTATTATTTTAAAAAGTGAAGGTGAGAAAACCTTTTGTTCAGGCGCTTCTTTTGATGAACTTTTAAAGGTTGAAAATGAAGACCAGGGAACTGAATTTTTTTCTGGTTTTGCCCATTTGTTGAATGCAATGCGAAATTGCAATAAAATTATAATCGGTCGTGTGCAGGGAAAAGCAGTTGGGGGCGGTGTCGGAATTATTGCTGCCTGCGATTATGTTTTTGCGACTCCACAAAGTGATATTAAATTATCGGAATTAGCAATCGGAATCGGACCTTTTGTAATTGAGCCTGCGGTTTCTCGCAAAATAGGGAAAACAGCAATGACAGAAATGACCTTAGCAGCACATGAATGGAAATCGGCAGATTGGGCTTTTCAAAAAGGACTTTATTCTGTTTTAAAAGATATTCGTGATCTTGATGCAGACGTTGAAAGTTTTGCTCAAAAATTAAGTTCATACAATCCTGAAGCTTTGCAGGAAATGAAAAAGATTATTTGGGAAAATACAGAAAACTGGGAATCGCTTCTTTTCGAACGTGCTGCAATTACGGGTAAACTAGTTTTATCTGATTTTAGCAGAAATGCTTTGCTTCAGTTTAAAAAATAG
- a CDS encoding GIY-YIG nuclease family protein — translation MFYTYILYSSSLNKYYIGSCQNIEQRLNYHLNSRSKFTRTAKDWKIKYFETFHTRSEAYHREMQIKKMKSRKYIENLIATKG, via the coding sequence ATGTTTTACACTTATATTTTATATTCTTCTTCACTGAATAAATATTATATTGGATCTTGCCAAAATATCGAACAACGTCTAAATTATCATTTAAACAGCAGAAGTAAATTTACAAGAACAGCTAAGGATTGGAAAATAAAATATTTCGAAACTTTTCATACAAGAAGTGAAGCTTACCACAGAGAAATGCAAATTAAAAAAATGAAAAGTAGAAAATACATTGAGAATCTTATAGCTACAAAAGGCTAA
- a CDS encoding lipid A deacylase LpxR family protein — protein MGKSKKTFFAFLILTVTLTFGQGKTSEIGFISDNDLYTSSKNDMYYTNGLEIFYRFLSKNENPKINKKVTEFRIGQYIYNPRFINKEAEYVSDRPFTAYLFAEAGRSFFYQSESVLKTDFQLGFMGPNALGEETQVGFHNLIGYKKVYGWEHQLHNAFGIQAHVMYAKKMFPSKHNDFVDLYFQSEGRLGTIYTGVSTGFMARFGFKRLTPIYNSNMYHASVNSEAQPNIREFYFYMAPSVNYQFYDATIEGSLFNHTNPITFDLVPLRFNGEAGLKYRHNNFNISYSFLYRGRESKGDINDTNRGYFYGSIRMGFLLR, from the coding sequence ATGGGAAAAAGTAAAAAGACTTTTTTTGCTTTTCTGATATTAACAGTAACGTTGACTTTTGGACAAGGAAAAACTTCAGAAATAGGTTTTATATCGGATAACGATTTGTATACTTCGTCTAAAAATGACATGTATTACACTAACGGATTGGAGATTTTTTATCGTTTTTTATCAAAGAATGAAAATCCGAAAATCAATAAAAAAGTAACAGAGTTCCGTATCGGACAATATATTTATAATCCGAGATTTATAAATAAAGAAGCAGAGTATGTAAGCGATCGGCCCTTTACTGCCTATCTTTTTGCAGAAGCAGGGAGAAGCTTTTTTTATCAAAGTGAGTCAGTTTTAAAAACCGATTTTCAGCTGGGCTTTATGGGACCAAATGCTTTAGGAGAAGAAACACAGGTAGGTTTTCATAATTTAATTGGCTACAAAAAAGTATACGGTTGGGAGCATCAACTTCACAACGCTTTTGGAATACAAGCGCATGTAATGTATGCTAAAAAAATGTTTCCTTCAAAACACAACGATTTTGTCGATCTGTACTTTCAGTCAGAAGGCAGGCTGGGAACAATTTATACAGGTGTTTCAACAGGTTTTATGGCAAGATTTGGTTTTAAAAGACTGACACCAATTTACAATTCTAATATGTATCATGCTTCTGTAAATTCAGAAGCACAGCCCAACATAAGGGAGTTTTATTTCTACATGGCACCAAGTGTCAATTACCAATTTTACGATGCCACAATCGAAGGAAGCTTGTTTAATCATACCAACCCAATTACCTTCGATTTGGTTCCACTTCGTTTTAATGGTGAAGCAGGTTTAAAATACCGTCACAATAATTTCAATATTTCGTATTCTTTCCTCTACCGCGGACGCGAATCAAAAGGTGATATTAATGATACTAATCGAGGTTATTTTTATGGGTCTATTCGAATGGGGTTTTTGTTGAGGTAG
- the mtgA gene encoding monofunctional biosynthetic peptidoglycan transglycosylase yields MAAPKKPVPKKTTAAKPKPKSSPKKGNRSLGEKIKWFFIKAALWFFGLSIGSVIFFKYVPVPFTPLMIIRAIENKMGGKEVYFDHDWEPIEKISMNLQKAVIASEDATFLTHNGFDFKALQKAYKSNERGRRIRGGSTISQQTAKNVFLWQGKSYLRKGLEAYFTVLIELIWGKERIMEVYLNSIEMGDGVYGAYAATEHWYRRDASSLTPMQAAGIAAILPNPRKFKATGSSSYINRRKERIVREMRYVGKINYKGDGKK; encoded by the coding sequence ATGGCAGCACCCAAAAAACCAGTACCAAAAAAAACAACCGCAGCGAAACCAAAACCAAAATCGTCTCCTAAAAAAGGAAATCGATCTTTGGGAGAAAAAATAAAGTGGTTTTTTATTAAAGCAGCTTTATGGTTTTTCGGACTATCAATTGGGTCGGTTATATTTTTTAAATATGTTCCCGTTCCTTTTACGCCCTTAATGATCATTCGAGCTATCGAAAATAAAATGGGAGGAAAGGAAGTTTATTTTGATCACGATTGGGAACCAATTGAGAAAATCTCAATGAATTTGCAAAAAGCAGTAATTGCTAGTGAAGACGCTACTTTCTTAACGCATAATGGCTTTGATTTTAAAGCACTTCAAAAAGCCTATAAAAGCAATGAACGCGGACGCCGAATTCGCGGCGGAAGTACTATTTCGCAGCAAACCGCCAAAAACGTCTTTTTATGGCAGGGAAAAAGTTATTTGCGAAAAGGTCTCGAAGCTTATTTTACGGTTTTAATAGAATTGATTTGGGGCAAAGAGCGTATTATGGAAGTTTACCTCAATAGTATTGAAATGGGCGATGGTGTTTACGGCGCTTATGCGGCAACAGAACACTGGTATCGTCGAGACGCTTCGAGTTTAACACCAATGCAGGCGGCAGGAATTGCGGCCATTCTTCCAAATCCAAGAAAATTTAAGGCTACAGGTTCTTCAAGTTATATAAATAGAAGAAAAGAACGAATTGTGCGCGAAATGCGATACGTTGGAAAAATCAATTATAAAGGTGATGGGAAAAAGTAA
- a CDS encoding FAD-dependent oxidoreductase, whose product MELSYWELKNWFTNIDYTIVGSGIVGLHTALRLRERFPTAKILVLERGMLPQGASTKNAGFACFGSLSEILEDLKTHSEDDVVNLIEKRWRGLQLLRKRLGDSAIDFKPYGGYELFLKEDEFGFNECVSKTSFINEVLKPLFKADVFSKEIDRFGFGNIQEYLIFNPFEAQIDTGNMMQELLKQAVSANILILNQQTVTSYADAGNHVEVVVNNFNFTTHKLLFATNGFAGSLTSGAVKPARAQVLITEPIHNLDIRGTFHLDRGYYYFRNIDNRILLGGGRNLDFEAETTIEFGQTKIVQNKLEDLLKNVILPNQDFQIAHRWSGIMGVGNSKNPVVSQLSENVFCGVRLGGMGVAIGSLIGTELADLI is encoded by the coding sequence ATGGAATTAAGTTATTGGGAATTAAAAAACTGGTTCACGAATATTGATTATACAATTGTGGGAAGCGGAATCGTTGGCCTGCATACGGCATTGCGCTTACGCGAAAGATTTCCAACGGCTAAGATTCTTGTTCTCGAAAGAGGAATGCTGCCTCAGGGTGCAAGTACAAAAAATGCTGGTTTTGCGTGTTTCGGAAGCCTTTCTGAAATTTTGGAAGATTTAAAAACACATTCAGAAGATGATGTAGTAAATCTTATAGAAAAACGCTGGAGAGGTTTGCAACTGCTTCGAAAAAGATTAGGAGATTCTGCGATCGATTTTAAACCTTACGGAGGATATGAATTGTTTTTGAAAGAAGATGAATTCGGATTTAATGAATGTGTTTCTAAAACTTCTTTTATTAATGAAGTACTAAAACCACTTTTCAAAGCTGATGTTTTTTCTAAAGAAATAGACCGTTTTGGATTTGGAAATATTCAGGAATATTTGATTTTTAATCCGTTTGAAGCGCAGATTGATACTGGAAATATGATGCAGGAATTATTGAAGCAGGCAGTTTCTGCCAATATTTTAATTCTAAATCAGCAAACGGTAACTTCTTATGCAGATGCGGGAAATCATGTTGAAGTTGTTGTGAACAATTTTAATTTTACAACCCATAAATTGCTTTTTGCAACAAATGGTTTTGCGGGATCTTTAACCAGCGGAGCTGTAAAACCCGCAAGGGCACAAGTTTTAATTACAGAACCCATTCACAATTTAGATATAAGAGGAACGTTTCATTTAGATCGCGGTTATTATTATTTTAGAAATATTGATAATCGAATTTTATTAGGAGGAGGACGAAATTTAGATTTTGAAGCAGAAACCACAATCGAATTTGGACAGACGAAAATTGTACAAAATAAATTGGAAGATTTGCTGAAAAATGTAATTTTACCAAATCAGGATTTTCAGATCGCGCATCGATGGAGCGGTATTATGGGAGTCGGAAACAGTAAAAATCCTGTTGTTTCTCAACTGTCTGAAAACGTGTTTTGTGGAGTGCGTTTAGGCGGAATGGGAGTAGCAATAGGCAGTTTAATAGGAACAGAATTAGCAGATTTAATATAA
- a CDS encoding S9 family peptidase: MKKVLLTTLIMMSLNAIGQNVMSPELLWKLGRVTPLGISKDAKNVVFKVSTPSVEENKSTSKIYMIPVNGGNAVEIKDTKDILADKNISPDGKFIVYNEEVKIDKVLGKDFYPKLTKSDAQIYDGLDYRHWDTWNEGKFNHVFYKENKDGAKGIDILKGENFDSPQKPFGGDEDYIWSPDSKSIFYVCKKKAGTAYAISTNTDIYEYNLETQKTINKTEGNLGYDTAPQFSPTGNLTWLQMKRDGYESDKNDIIVEFKGIKTNLTANWDGTVDNFIWSKDGKTVFFVAPIDGTKQLFSVNFPGLTKIAINVRQLTNGDFDVNDLVGFSGDDIIVTRTDMNHAGEIFSFNLKKNTWKQLSNVNTETYKSLTLSKTEKRYVTTTDGKKMLVWVILPPNFDASKKYPTLLFCQGGPQSALTQSYSFRWNFSLMAAKGYVVVAPNRRGMPGHGVEWNEQISKDWGGQVMDDYLSAIDDVAKEKYVDKTRLGCVGASYGGYSVFYLAGIHKNRFKTFIAHDGVFNTVSMLGTTEEVFFNNWDFGGPYWEKDNAVAQKAYTTFNPATLVQNWNKPILIFQGGKDFRVPIGQGQEAFQAAQLRGIKSRFVYFPDENHWVLKPQNAQVWQGEFFKWLDETL; encoded by the coding sequence ATGAAAAAAGTATTATTAACAACCTTAATAATGATGAGTTTAAACGCTATCGGACAGAATGTTATGTCACCAGAATTGTTATGGAAATTAGGAAGAGTGACACCTCTTGGCATTTCTAAAGATGCAAAAAATGTTGTTTTTAAAGTTTCTACGCCTTCTGTAGAAGAAAATAAGTCGACTTCTAAAATTTATATGATTCCTGTAAATGGAGGAAATGCAGTTGAAATTAAAGATACAAAAGATATCTTGGCAGATAAAAACATTTCACCTGACGGAAAATTTATCGTTTACAATGAAGAAGTAAAAATTGATAAAGTTTTAGGAAAAGATTTTTATCCAAAATTGACCAAATCTGATGCGCAAATTTATGATGGTTTAGATTACCGTCATTGGGATACTTGGAACGAAGGAAAATTTAATCACGTTTTTTATAAAGAAAACAAAGACGGCGCAAAAGGAATCGACATCTTAAAAGGAGAAAATTTTGATTCTCCGCAAAAACCTTTTGGCGGTGACGAGGATTATATCTGGTCGCCAGACAGCAAAAGCATTTTTTATGTATGCAAGAAAAAAGCAGGAACAGCTTACGCAATTTCTACGAATACAGATATTTATGAGTACAATTTAGAAACTCAAAAAACTATTAATAAAACCGAAGGTAATTTAGGTTATGATACTGCACCGCAGTTTTCTCCAACAGGAAATTTAACTTGGTTACAAATGAAACGTGACGGTTACGAGTCTGATAAAAACGATATTATTGTTGAGTTTAAAGGAATCAAAACTAACTTAACTGCAAATTGGGACGGAACTGTAGATAATTTCATCTGGAGTAAAGACGGAAAAACAGTTTTCTTTGTAGCTCCAATTGACGGAACGAAACAACTTTTCTCTGTTAATTTTCCTGGTTTAACTAAAATCGCAATCAACGTTCGCCAATTGACAAACGGAGATTTTGACGTAAATGATTTAGTAGGTTTTTCTGGAGATGATATTATTGTTACCAGAACAGATATGAATCATGCTGGTGAAATTTTTTCTTTTAATTTGAAGAAAAATACTTGGAAACAGCTTTCAAATGTGAATACAGAAACGTACAAATCTTTAACTTTAAGCAAAACCGAAAAACGTTACGTTACAACTACAGATGGCAAAAAAATGCTGGTTTGGGTAATTTTGCCTCCAAATTTTGATGCTTCTAAAAAATATCCAACTTTATTATTCTGTCAAGGCGGACCACAAAGTGCGTTGACTCAATCGTATTCTTTCCGTTGGAATTTCTCTTTGATGGCCGCAAAAGGCTATGTGGTAGTTGCTCCAAACCGTCGTGGAATGCCAGGACATGGTGTTGAATGGAACGAGCAAATTAGTAAAGATTGGGGCGGACAAGTTATGGACGATTATCTTTCTGCAATTGATGATGTTGCTAAAGAAAAATACGTTGACAAAACTCGTTTAGGATGTGTTGGTGCTAGTTACGGCGGATATTCTGTGTTTTATTTAGCTGGAATTCACAAAAACCGTTTCAAAACTTTTATTGCTCACGATGGTGTTTTCAATACTGTTTCAATGTTAGGAACTACTGAGGAAGTTTTCTTTAACAACTGGGATTTCGGCGGGCCTTACTGGGAAAAAGATAATGCTGTAGCTCAAAAAGCTTATACTACTTTTAATCCTGCAACTCTGGTTCAGAACTGGAATAAACCAATTTTAATTTTCCAAGGAGGAAAAGATTTCCGTGTGCCAATCGGGCAGGGACAAGAAGCTTTTCAAGCAGCACAGTTAAGAGGCATTAAAAGCCGTTTTGTTTATTTTCCAGATGAAAATCACTGGGTGTTAAAACCTCAAAATGCTCAGGTTTGGCAAGGTGAATTTTTTAAATGGTTAGATGAAACTCTTTAA
- a CDS encoding ATP-binding protein: MESKRSYTALKVLFSYVALLALVVTVGWFLYSENVVYNKLEDKIAFEKTKILRVSKLFSNVYKTESLARQTIQNNSEKDFKNYLIETDSLRLRIDTLKQIVTTEYQKTLLDSVTYLLSEKTKNIKQLKEIKNKADDETSVNNAIDEITKMEFNLRKLELQDFTKNPNQLGSYQRGVLQRYVDYLNQNIPDDSTNTLSKKASDSILANSKKLLSNVKMKAEKKKESLNFEENKLLQNEMAISDQLRKVLRIIEREIIINSIKNNSLKEKSLKRVNEIVTASAVIGLLLTVFFSILIVSDYSKSQVYKKQLEIANFKTKNLLKSREQLISTVSHDLKTPLSTIVGYSELLGNSDINTKQSYFVKNIKNSSEYITQLVQDLLDFSKIEAGKIAIEKVPFLLPEIVEDVAKNIQTVYKEKNIDLIINVDEKFQKRIVGDPFRLKQILTNIIGNAYKFTEEGHIRIAAYANEDQTFTISIQDTGIGIEKGNQKLVFEEFAQANENIEKKYGGTGLGLSICQKIISILGGTLSLESIYGKGSTFKVELPLIFDNSQPTTTEVKNKPLKNTKKQTFIVVDDDINLLNLTSGVLKQEQHQVLSFSNPAKALETIQNTPFDFVITDIQMPEIDGFLFLEKLRELPDSVFKNQPVIALTGRTDLDLSVYKEAGFSTVVKKPYSPKILLETIQHILDNEEIPDTEFSETAENHSSQMYSLDTLKDFLGQDESALKEVLKSFIDSSIENIGLLSTAIQENNHDEIKSIAHRIAPMFKQIQANEIGEILKKLEKDDLNTLDLESMFIDLKEKMNVLFEELKQEV, translated from the coding sequence ATGGAGAGCAAAAGAAGTTACACGGCACTCAAAGTTTTATTCAGCTATGTTGCATTATTGGCTTTGGTTGTTACAGTTGGATGGTTTTTATATTCTGAAAATGTCGTTTACAACAAACTGGAAGACAAAATTGCTTTCGAAAAAACCAAAATTCTTAGAGTCAGTAAACTTTTCTCGAACGTTTATAAAACAGAAAGTTTAGCAAGACAGACGATTCAAAATAACTCCGAAAAAGATTTTAAAAATTATTTGATCGAGACAGATTCGCTTCGTCTTCGCATCGATACTTTAAAACAAATTGTTACTACAGAATATCAAAAAACACTTTTGGATAGTGTGACTTATCTTTTATCTGAAAAGACTAAAAACATCAAACAGTTAAAAGAAATAAAGAATAAAGCAGATGACGAAACTTCTGTAAATAATGCTATTGACGAAATCACGAAAATGGAGTTTAATTTGAGAAAACTCGAACTTCAGGATTTTACTAAAAACCCAAATCAATTAGGAAGTTATCAGCGAGGCGTTTTACAGCGATATGTAGATTATCTCAATCAAAATATTCCTGACGACAGCACCAATACGTTGAGCAAAAAAGCTTCGGATTCTATTTTAGCAAATTCTAAAAAGCTGTTGAGCAACGTAAAAATGAAAGCTGAAAAGAAAAAAGAATCCCTAAATTTTGAAGAAAACAAACTGCTTCAAAACGAAATGGCGATTTCAGATCAGCTGCGAAAAGTACTTCGAATTATTGAGCGTGAAATCATTATCAATTCGATAAAAAACAATTCACTAAAAGAAAAATCACTAAAAAGAGTCAATGAAATCGTGACGGCTTCTGCTGTTATTGGTTTATTGCTGACAGTGTTTTTCTCTATTTTAATTGTGAGTGATTATTCTAAATCACAGGTTTATAAAAAACAACTGGAAATTGCCAATTTCAAAACCAAAAATCTGCTTAAAAGCCGCGAGCAATTAATTTCGACCGTAAGCCACGATTTAAAAACACCTTTGAGTACGATTGTGGGATATTCTGAGCTTTTAGGAAATTCAGATATTAATACCAAGCAGTCTTATTTCGTTAAAAACATTAAAAATTCTTCTGAATATATTACACAGCTGGTACAGGATTTATTGGACTTTTCTAAAATCGAAGCGGGAAAAATTGCCATCGAAAAAGTTCCGTTTTTACTTCCTGAAATTGTAGAAGATGTTGCGAAAAACATTCAAACTGTTTATAAGGAAAAAAATATTGACCTGATTATTAATGTTGATGAAAAGTTTCAGAAACGCATTGTTGGTGATCCTTTTCGACTAAAACAAATCTTAACCAATATTATTGGAAACGCTTATAAATTTACAGAGGAAGGACACATTAGAATTGCCGCTTACGCGAATGAAGACCAGACTTTTACTATTTCTATTCAAGACACTGGAATTGGAATTGAAAAAGGAAATCAAAAATTAGTTTTTGAAGAATTTGCGCAAGCCAATGAAAATATCGAGAAAAAATATGGCGGCACTGGTTTAGGATTATCGATCTGCCAAAAGATCATTTCTATTTTGGGCGGAACTTTAAGTTTAGAAAGTATTTATGGTAAAGGAAGTACGTTTAAAGTTGAACTGCCATTAATTTTTGATAATAGCCAGCCAACTACGACTGAAGTCAAAAACAAGCCATTAAAAAACACTAAAAAACAAACTTTTATTGTTGTTGACGATGACATTAATCTCTTAAATCTAACGAGTGGTGTTTTAAAACAAGAACAACATCAGGTTTTATCTTTTAGCAATCCTGCAAAGGCTTTAGAAACCATTCAAAACACGCCTTTTGATTTTGTGATTACCGATATTCAGATGCCAGAAATCGACGGATTTTTGTTCTTAGAAAAGCTTCGTGAACTTCCTGATTCTGTTTTCAAAAATCAGCCCGTAATAGCGTTAACTGGTCGAACAGATTTGGACCTTTCGGTTTATAAAGAAGCTGGTTTTTCTACTGTTGTCAAAAAGCCATATTCGCCAAAAATTTTGCTCGAAACTATCCAGCATATTTTAGACAATGAAGAAATTCCGGATACTGAATTTTCAGAAACTGCAGAAAATCATTCTTCTCAAATGTATTCTTTAGATACTTTAAAAGATTTTCTTGGTCAAGATGAATCCGCTTTGAAAGAGGTTCTAAAATCTTTCATAGACAGCAGTATAGAAAATATAGGTCTTTTGAGCACGGCTATACAAGAAAACAATCACGACGAAATAAAATCGATTGCACATCGTATTGCGCCAATGTTTAAACAAATTCAGGCGAATGAAATTGGTGAGATTTTAAAGAAATTAGAAAAAGACGATTTGAATACTTTAGATCTGGAAAGTATGTTTATCGATTTAAAAGAAAAAATGAATGTCCTTTTTGAAGAATTAAAACAAGAGGTATAA